Proteins from a single region of Flaviflexus salsibiostraticola:
- the purB gene encoding adenylosuccinate lyase: MSTLSPLDGRYASAVSPLVDHLSEDALNRARVTVEVEWLIYLVDAGILPGEFSPEEREEMRGIVVDAAELAEIEAETRHDVKAVEYYLRRRVKYPDIVHIFCTSEDINNLAYALTIRDAVHTVWLPAAKRLVGAIEELAYEHRDQPMLSRTHGQTATPTTLGKEMAVFAWRLTRQLERIAKTEYLGKINGATGTYGAHVAALPEVDWITHSRLFVESLGLTWNPLTTQIESHDWQAELYSDIARFNRILHNFATDVWTYISLDYFHQNLAAQGSTGSSTMPHKVNPIRFENAEANLEISCALLDVLAATLVTSRMQRDLTDSSTQRNIGVAFGHSLLAIDNVTRGLAGLEVGTEALARDLDNAWEVLGEPIQQAMRAAAINGATGMDNPYERLKDLTRGQKVTEEMMRDFISSLGIPAEIEARLLELTPAGYTGLASKLVDHLGE, from the coding sequence ATGAGCACTCTCAGCCCGCTTGACGGCCGGTACGCATCAGCAGTGTCCCCCCTTGTCGACCATCTCTCCGAAGACGCACTCAACAGGGCGCGTGTCACGGTCGAGGTCGAATGGCTCATCTACCTCGTCGACGCCGGCATCCTGCCCGGCGAGTTCAGCCCCGAGGAGCGGGAGGAGATGCGGGGGATCGTCGTCGACGCCGCCGAGCTCGCCGAGATCGAGGCCGAGACCCGCCACGACGTCAAGGCAGTCGAGTACTACCTGCGCCGGAGGGTCAAGTACCCCGACATCGTCCATATCTTCTGCACCTCCGAGGACATCAACAACCTCGCGTATGCACTGACGATCAGGGATGCCGTGCACACCGTGTGGCTGCCGGCCGCCAAGCGGCTCGTCGGCGCGATCGAGGAGCTCGCCTACGAGCACCGGGATCAGCCGATGCTGTCCCGCACCCACGGACAGACGGCCACCCCGACCACCCTCGGCAAGGAGATGGCGGTGTTCGCCTGGCGGCTCACCCGCCAGCTCGAGCGGATTGCGAAGACCGAGTACCTCGGCAAGATCAACGGCGCGACCGGCACGTACGGCGCCCACGTCGCGGCCCTGCCGGAGGTCGACTGGATCACCCACTCCCGCCTCTTCGTCGAGTCGCTCGGGCTGACGTGGAATCCGCTCACCACCCAGATCGAGTCCCACGACTGGCAGGCCGAGCTGTACTCCGACATCGCCCGCTTCAATAGGATCCTCCACAACTTCGCGACCGACGTGTGGACCTACATCTCCCTCGACTACTTCCACCAGAACCTCGCCGCGCAAGGCTCGACCGGCTCGTCGACAATGCCGCACAAGGTCAATCCGATCCGGTTCGAGAACGCGGAGGCCAACCTTGAGATCTCCTGCGCCCTGCTCGATGTGCTCGCCGCGACGCTCGTGACGAGCCGCATGCAGCGCGACCTCACCGACTCGTCCACCCAGCGCAACATCGGCGTCGCCTTCGGCCACTCGCTCCTCGCGATCGACAACGTCACCCGGGGCCTCGCGGGGCTCGAGGTCGGCACCGAGGCGCTCGCCCGCGACCTCGACAATGCGTGGGAGGTGCTCGGTGAGCCGATCCAGCAGGCGATGAGGGCCGCCGCGATCAATGGGGCGACCGGCATGGACAACCCGTACGAGCGGCTCAAGGACCTCACTCGCGGGCAGAAGGTCACCGAGGAGATGATGAGGGACTTCATCTCCTCCCTCGGAATCCCCGCCGAGATCGAGGCCCGCCTGCTTGAGCTGACGCCGGCAGGCTACACTGGCCTGGCTTCGAAGCTCGTCGATCATTTGGGAGAATAA
- a CDS encoding DedA family protein: MQQELTGIAGWAVDVMETLGGFGAFLLIGLENLFPPLPSEIILPLAGFTASVGTLGLVEMIIWCTAGSVVGAWALYGVGAALGRERTRRIMGALPLVNVDDIVRTEAWFDRHGKWTVFLGRMIPIFRSLISIPAGVTRMRLAGFTALTLGGSLIWNTILIGAGYALGENWHVVEDWVSTFSTVVAIIVLALLIWWVARRSISSIKAKNGTQAEATEAPEHESGSVASTDTSSTDASSAATPEDPEQR, translated from the coding sequence ATGCAGCAGGAGCTGACCGGCATCGCCGGATGGGCCGTTGATGTCATGGAGACGCTCGGAGGTTTCGGGGCCTTCCTCCTCATCGGCCTCGAGAACCTCTTCCCGCCCCTGCCGTCCGAGATCATCCTGCCGTTGGCGGGCTTCACCGCGTCGGTCGGCACCCTCGGCCTCGTTGAGATGATCATCTGGTGCACGGCCGGCTCCGTGGTCGGCGCGTGGGCGCTCTACGGCGTGGGCGCGGCCCTCGGCCGGGAACGCACCCGGAGGATCATGGGCGCCCTGCCGCTCGTCAATGTCGATGACATTGTGCGGACCGAAGCGTGGTTCGACAGGCACGGCAAGTGGACCGTGTTCCTCGGCCGCATGATTCCGATCTTCCGCTCCCTCATCTCGATCCCGGCCGGCGTCACGAGGATGAGGCTCGCCGGGTTCACCGCCCTCACGCTCGGCGGCTCCCTCATCTGGAACACGATCCTCATCGGCGCGGGCTACGCCCTCGGCGAGAACTGGCACGTCGTCGAGGACTGGGTGAGCACGTTCTCCACCGTCGTCGCCATCATCGTCCTCGCCCTCCTCATCTGGTGGGTGGCCCGCCGTTCCATCAGCAGCATTAAGGCGAAGAACGGCACACAGGCGGAGGCCACCGAGGCCCCGGAGCATGAGAGCGGCTCAGTGGCCAGCACCGACACGTCCAGCACCGACGCGTCCAGCGCCGCCACACCTGAGGATCCTGAGCAGCGCTGA
- a CDS encoding Ppx/GppA phosphatase family protein produces MRLGVLDIGSNTVHMLVVDAHYGARPAPAADDRTVVRLMKYLDDDNRIVDEGVTALREAVSRAMVFAERFGAQEVIGMATSALREAANGPEVLAGLEELSGINLTVLSGKQEADLTFLAARRWHGWAAGRLLVLDIGGGSFEVAYGTDENPEFSASVPLGAGRLTRQFLTDDPPTEKQVEEMRDYIKMEMKPLADSLKQLPKPDHVVGTSKTFRSLARLGGQLVAVVGPTERRRMSRSDLEDWVPRLAKIPAAARTELPGITPERTFQIVAGAEVAWRAMKSLKLDRIEICPWAMREGAILHYLESQIRNGDAV; encoded by the coding sequence ATGCGTCTCGGAGTCCTTGATATTGGGTCGAATACGGTCCACATGCTTGTCGTCGATGCCCACTACGGTGCTCGGCCAGCCCCGGCTGCCGATGACCGCACCGTCGTCCGGCTCATGAAGTATCTCGACGATGACAATCGGATCGTCGACGAGGGTGTGACCGCCCTCCGGGAGGCCGTCAGCCGCGCGATGGTGTTCGCCGAGCGCTTCGGCGCCCAGGAGGTCATCGGCATGGCAACCTCGGCCCTGCGCGAGGCGGCGAACGGCCCCGAGGTCCTCGCCGGGCTCGAGGAGCTGTCCGGCATCAACCTCACCGTCCTGTCGGGCAAGCAGGAGGCCGACCTGACCTTCCTCGCGGCGCGCCGCTGGCACGGGTGGGCGGCCGGCCGCCTCCTTGTCCTCGACATCGGCGGCGGCTCCTTCGAGGTCGCCTACGGCACGGACGAGAATCCCGAATTCTCCGCCTCGGTCCCGCTCGGTGCGGGCCGCCTGACGAGGCAGTTCCTCACGGATGATCCGCCGACCGAGAAGCAGGTCGAGGAGATGAGGGACTACATCAAGATGGAGATGAAGCCGCTCGCGGACTCTCTCAAGCAGCTGCCGAAACCCGACCATGTTGTCGGAACATCGAAGACCTTCCGCTCCCTCGCCCGACTCGGCGGCCAGCTCGTCGCCGTCGTCGGTCCGACCGAGCGCCGCCGCATGTCCCGCTCCGACCTCGAGGACTGGGTCCCGCGGCTCGCCAAGATCCCCGCCGCCGCCCGCACAGAGCTTCCCGGCATCACCCCCGAGCGCACCTTCCAGATCGTGGCTGGAGCCGAAGTGGCGTGGCGTGCGATGAAGTCCCTCAAGCTCGACCGCATCGAGATCTGCCCCTGGGCCATGAGGGAGGGCGCGATCCTCCACTACCTCGAGAGCCAGATACGCAACGGGGACGCGGTCTAG
- a CDS encoding heavy metal transporter — protein MIQLKMTGINSDVDVAKVVEQLENIGSLNEIMVTLGSDSNATVIVTGSADDDTLRDAVSKAGSYSLLGIERQGLDPYNQDR, from the coding sequence ATGATTCAGCTCAAGATGACGGGCATCAACAGCGATGTCGACGTCGCGAAGGTCGTTGAGCAGCTCGAGAACATCGGATCGCTCAACGAGATCATGGTGACCCTCGGATCCGACTCGAACGCGACGGTCATCGTGACCGGCAGCGCGGACGACGATACGCTGCGCGACGCGGTCTCGAAGGCCGGCAGCTACTCGCTGCTCGGCATCGAGCGCCAGGGCCTCGATCCCTACAACCAGGACCGCTGA
- a CDS encoding lysylphosphatidylglycerol synthase transmembrane domain-containing protein: protein MTRRAALLVDAEDRWIRRPRDLFGALLSFAGIVFILAFSVYAASTTVAVTTDVREATNDFLAAVFIMPVNILEGLLTFFAPLAVLMELMWTRRWRALASAVLAMVFAGILSNVTVWLLKEYLPDSPITNTIAVAVEGQSIILLVPYMAIIAALCTAAGTRGSLVSVRWTWPLLWIVVILSILQGQQTLPGAISIVLLGSVVGQLVVFLIGTVPERAGGLSLIRLIRRAGVDAAEVVRVGAIDIDNLYAWRVTTSSPIGYLDRFGIAQIQELLTRAFDPIDIVDEDSKSEGIVPEAAVDPVAVFEDYERFSVPRSDTISRNYVIIDSSGVAHHAAVLDGDRHLLSWLSSTWSKIRLRIQYRQSDATIHGTADKVTLMTLAAQHSGIVGPDLVGVSSSDDSVVILTKLLRAPTLAEVEEEDLTDEVIDQLWEVLATAHRKGLAHRNIHAGIVLLDKGELIVTNWHDGTIASSEIARRIDLAQGITMLAALVGTERALASFERVYSREQLLTTAPIMQRSILPRQTVSRMGKDVAKSLREAISARVPSNETPTQIEVRRFSPKTVVSVTIGVFAVYILLGSINFADVWAAMRQANPLFLVAAFGGSVLTYFGAALHLKAYTPERLPLGETTIVQVAASIITLVMPAGIGPAALNLRYLNKKGIPTTLGVATVSLVQIAQLVTTILTLILVALLTGEMGALSLPSGSLIFTIVALLAIVAALLLIKPLRRWLSAKIQPTFDQVWPRVVWLISHPDKILLGIAGSLLQTVGYVAAFGFSLASFGYTLPVMTLAITFLISNTLGSVVPSPGGIGPVEAALTGGLAVAGIPYSIALSTALIYRLLTFWGGVPLGWFALRHLQRKDLA from the coding sequence ATGACACGGAGAGCCGCTCTCCTCGTCGACGCCGAGGATCGGTGGATACGCAGGCCGCGCGACCTTTTCGGCGCGCTTCTTTCCTTCGCAGGGATTGTCTTCATCTTGGCGTTCTCCGTGTACGCCGCGTCGACGACGGTCGCAGTGACAACGGACGTCCGTGAGGCGACGAACGACTTTCTCGCGGCGGTCTTCATCATGCCGGTCAACATCCTCGAGGGCCTGCTCACCTTCTTCGCCCCACTCGCCGTCCTCATGGAGCTCATGTGGACGCGGCGGTGGCGGGCGCTCGCGAGCGCCGTCCTCGCCATGGTGTTCGCCGGGATCCTGTCAAACGTGACGGTCTGGCTGCTCAAGGAATACCTGCCGGATTCCCCGATCACGAACACGATCGCGGTCGCCGTCGAGGGCCAGTCGATCATCCTCCTCGTGCCCTACATGGCGATCATCGCGGCGCTGTGCACGGCCGCGGGAACCCGCGGCTCCCTCGTGTCGGTGCGCTGGACGTGGCCGCTGCTGTGGATCGTCGTCATCCTCTCGATCCTTCAGGGTCAGCAGACCCTGCCGGGCGCGATCTCCATCGTCCTCCTCGGCTCCGTCGTCGGCCAGCTCGTCGTCTTCCTCATCGGCACCGTGCCCGAACGCGCGGGCGGCCTCAGCCTCATCCGCCTCATCCGCCGAGCCGGCGTCGACGCCGCCGAGGTCGTTCGGGTCGGGGCTATCGACATCGACAATCTCTACGCGTGGCGGGTGACGACGTCGTCCCCGATCGGCTATCTGGACCGGTTCGGCATCGCCCAGATCCAGGAGCTCCTCACCCGAGCATTCGACCCCATCGACATCGTCGATGAGGACTCGAAATCGGAGGGGATCGTGCCCGAGGCGGCCGTCGACCCGGTTGCCGTCTTCGAGGACTACGAGCGATTCTCCGTGCCCCGCTCGGACACGATCTCCCGGAACTACGTCATCATCGACTCCAGCGGCGTCGCCCATCATGCCGCCGTCCTCGATGGGGATCGGCACCTCCTCTCGTGGCTCTCCTCGACCTGGTCGAAGATCCGCCTGCGGATCCAGTACAGGCAGTCGGATGCGACGATCCACGGCACGGCCGACAAGGTCACGCTCATGACGCTTGCCGCCCAGCACAGCGGCATCGTCGGCCCCGACCTCGTCGGAGTCTCCTCCTCCGATGACTCCGTCGTCATCCTCACGAAGCTGCTGCGCGCGCCCACGCTCGCGGAGGTGGAGGAGGAGGATCTGACGGACGAGGTCATCGACCAGCTGTGGGAGGTGCTCGCAACCGCCCACAGGAAGGGCCTCGCCCACCGCAACATCCACGCCGGCATCGTCCTCCTCGACAAGGGCGAGCTCATCGTCACGAACTGGCATGACGGGACGATCGCCTCGTCCGAGATCGCCCGCCGCATCGACCTCGCTCAGGGCATCACCATGCTCGCAGCCCTCGTCGGCACCGAGCGTGCGCTGGCCTCTTTCGAGCGCGTCTACAGCCGCGAGCAGCTGCTGACGACCGCTCCGATCATGCAGCGGAGCATCCTGCCCCGTCAGACGGTGTCGCGCATGGGGAAGGACGTTGCGAAGAGCCTGCGGGAGGCGATCTCGGCCCGCGTCCCCTCGAACGAGACCCCGACCCAGATCGAGGTGCGGCGCTTCTCGCCGAAGACGGTCGTCTCGGTGACGATCGGCGTGTTCGCGGTCTACATCCTGCTCGGCTCGATCAACTTCGCCGACGTGTGGGCGGCGATGCGGCAGGCGAATCCGCTGTTCCTCGTCGCCGCCTTCGGCGGCTCTGTCCTCACGTACTTTGGGGCGGCGCTCCACCTCAAGGCCTACACGCCTGAACGGCTCCCGCTCGGCGAGACAACAATCGTCCAGGTGGCCGCGTCGATCATCACGCTCGTCATGCCGGCTGGCATCGGCCCCGCCGCCCTCAACCTGCGCTACCTCAACAAGAAGGGAATTCCGACCACCCTCGGGGTCGCGACTGTCTCCCTCGTCCAGATCGCTCAGCTCGTGACGACAATCCTCACTCTCATCCTCGTCGCCCTGTTGACGGGGGAGATGGGGGCCCTGTCCCTGCCGTCCGGCTCGCTCATCTTCACGATCGTCGCGCTGCTCGCCATCGTCGCCGCACTCCTCCTCATCAAGCCGCTGCGCCGCTGGCTCTCCGCAAAGATCCAGCCGACCTTCGACCAGGTGTGGCCCCGAGTCGTCTGGCTGATCTCGCATCCTGACAAGATCCTCCTCGGCATTGCCGGCTCTCTTCTCCAGACGGTCGGCTATGTGGCCGCCTTCGGCTTCTCGCTCGCCTCCTTCGGGTACACGCTGCCCGTCATGACCCTCGCGATCACCTTCCTCATCTCGAACACGCTCGGCTCGGTCGTGCCCTCCCCCGGCGGTATCGGCCCCGTTGAGGCTGCCCTCACGGGCGGTCTCGCGGTCGCGGGAATCCCCTACTCGATCGCACTGTCGACCGCACTCATCTACCGCCTGCTCACGTTCTGGGGCGGGGTTCCGCTCGGATGGTTCGCCCTGCGCCACCTCCAGCGGAAGGATCTTGCGTGA
- a CDS encoding DUF2079 domain-containing protein — protein sequence MRRLMPAGFSLAAFVLYTALSWIMWDNYISPSWDLGIFTQLAKAYANVEVPIVDIKGDGYNLLGDHFHPILVLLAPFYRLFPTGFTLLVIQSALFAASAWPIVSLAQERLGRGPALLVGGSYVLSWGLFNAVWAQFHEIAFAVPLLAFGLVWWVRGRKIHAAVAIALLVFVKEDLGLTVAAFGLAIYLRERSRENLRFGLFFVAWGLVWAALATMVILPALNPYGQWDYTDNLSLVSQLTAGMPEKAFTVALLILAAGIVGVRSPLMLIMLPTLAWRFVGNVSFYWGWEFHYSAPLIPIAAVALIEAATGRWRTLAPVIALAAAIGMLTQTRVDLLWDREGWQADASGALAVAQSYDTVASDTSLLAYLVPHTNAYWLGTLGEVVPDAVAVDRLRRVDAEEWAEEYIGGEWRTVYLDERWQVVAPAD from the coding sequence GTGAGGCGACTCATGCCGGCAGGCTTCAGCCTTGCCGCCTTCGTCCTCTACACGGCCCTGTCGTGGATCATGTGGGACAACTACATCTCCCCCTCGTGGGATCTCGGGATCTTCACCCAGCTGGCGAAGGCCTACGCGAACGTCGAGGTCCCGATCGTCGACATCAAGGGCGACGGATACAACCTGCTGGGCGATCATTTCCACCCGATCCTCGTCCTTCTCGCGCCGTTCTACCGGCTCTTCCCCACGGGCTTCACCCTGCTCGTCATCCAGTCGGCACTGTTCGCGGCCTCGGCGTGGCCGATCGTCAGCCTGGCCCAGGAGCGGCTGGGCCGCGGCCCCGCCCTCCTCGTGGGCGGCTCCTACGTCCTGTCGTGGGGCCTCTTCAACGCCGTGTGGGCACAGTTCCACGAGATCGCCTTCGCGGTCCCCCTCCTCGCATTCGGCCTCGTGTGGTGGGTGCGGGGCAGGAAGATCCACGCCGCGGTCGCCATTGCCCTGCTTGTCTTCGTCAAGGAGGACCTGGGGCTGACCGTGGCCGCGTTCGGCCTCGCGATCTACCTCCGCGAGCGCAGCCGCGAGAATCTCCGCTTCGGGCTGTTCTTTGTCGCCTGGGGTCTCGTGTGGGCCGCGCTGGCGACGATGGTGATCCTGCCGGCCCTCAACCCGTACGGCCAGTGGGACTACACGGACAATCTCTCGCTCGTGAGCCAGCTGACGGCCGGGATGCCGGAGAAGGCCTTCACCGTCGCCCTCCTCATCCTCGCCGCCGGCATCGTCGGCGTCCGCTCACCCCTCATGCTCATCATGCTGCCGACCCTCGCATGGCGCTTCGTCGGCAATGTCAGCTTCTACTGGGGATGGGAGTTCCACTACTCCGCCCCGCTCATTCCCATCGCCGCCGTCGCCCTCATCGAGGCCGCGACCGGCAGGTGGCGGACACTCGCCCCCGTCATCGCCCTCGCCGCGGCGATCGGCATGCTGACCCAGACCCGGGTCGATCTTCTGTGGGACCGCGAGGGCTGGCAGGCGGACGCGTCAGGCGCACTCGCCGTCGCCCAGTCATACGACACGGTGGCGAGCGACACCAGTCTGCTCGCCTACCTCGTGCCGCACACGAATGCGTATTGGCTCGGGACTCTCGGGGAGGTCGTGCCCGACGCGGTGGCAGTTGACCGGCTCCGACGCGTCGACGCCGAGGAGTGGGCCGAGGAGTATATCGGGGGCGAGTGGCGAACCGTCTACCTCGATGAGCGCTGGCAGGTCGTCGCGCCCGCTGATTGA